DNA sequence from the Actinacidiphila yeochonensis CN732 genome:
CGGTTCGAACGACGGCATCGTCCGGGCCTGGTGGGGCGACCCGCAGAACCCGCTGGAGCCGGCGAACACCACCGAGGTGCAGGGCGGCAAGGTCCTGGACATGATCTTCATGGACCTCAAGGAGTACGACTCCACCACGGGTGCGGCGAAGCTTGAGGCCGCCCAGTCGATCACCACGAACGACCAGCAGAACTTCACCATCAAGCTCAAGCCGAACCTGAAGTTCTCCGACGGCACCGCCGTCACCGCCCACTCCTTCGTGGACGCCTGGAACTACGGCGCGCTGCTCACCAACAAGCAGCTGAACGCCTACTTCTTCGAGGACATCGAGGGCTACGACAAGGTCCACCCGGACTCGGGCCAGCCGACCGCGAAGACGATGTCCGGCCTCAAGGTCGTCGACAACGACACCTTCACGGTGAAGCTGAACCAGAAGTTCTCCACCTGGCCGGACCGCCTCGGCTACAAGGCGTTCGCGCCGCTGCCGAAGGAGTTCTTCACCGACCACGCCGCCTACCTGAACAAGCCGGTGGGCGACGGGCCGTACAAGATCGTGTCGTACACGAAGGGCTCCAGCATGAAGCTGGTCCCGAACCCGTACTACACCGGGCCGAGCAAGCCGAAGAACAAGGGCGTGCTGCTGAAGGTCTACACGAGCTCGGAGACCGCCTACGCCGACCTGCAGGCCGGCAACCTGGACGTCCTGGACGACGTCCCGGCCGAGGACCTCAGCCACGTCAAGTCCGACCTGGACGGCCGCTACCTGAACCAGCCGGCCGGCATCAACCAGACCATCTCGTTCCCGCTGAACCAGAAGGCCTGGAACGCCCCGGGCATGGACAAGGTGCGCGTCGGCCTGTCGATGGCGATCGACCGCAAGACGATCACCCAGAAGATCTTCCAGGGCACCCGCACCCCGGCCACCGACTTCACCTCCCCGGTGCTGGGCGCGGCCGGCGGCTTCAGCAGCGACCTCGCCGGCGACTCCCTCACGTACAACCCGGCCAAGGCGCGCGAGCTGATCAAGGAGGGCGGCGGCATCCCCGGCGGTCACATGACCATCGGCTACAACGCCGACTCCGGCTCCCACAAGGAGTGGGTGGACGCGGTCTGCAACAGCATCAACAACGTGCTGGGCGACAACAAGGCCTGCGTCGGGGCCCCGACGGGCACCTTCGCGGACTTCCGCAACCAGATCACCAACGGTGAGATGACCAACCCGTTCCGTGCGGGCTGGCAGATGGACTACCCGCTGATCGACGACTTCCTGACGCCGCAGTACGCGACCGGTGGCAGCTCGAACGACGCGCACTACAGCAACCCGAAGTTCGACGCCCTGATCAAGCAGGCCGACGCCGCCCCGGACGCCGCCAAGGCGACCGCGCTGTACCAGCAGGCGGAGAAGCTGCTCTTCACGGACATGCCGGCCATCCCGCTCTGGTACCAGGACGGCCAGGCCGGCTGGTCCTCGCGGGTCTCCAACGTGACGGAGAACTCGTTCAGCTTCCCCGTCTACACCGACATCACGGTCAACAACAGCTGACCGGGTAGTCGCGGCCCGCCCGGCCCTGTCACCCCAGGGCCGGGCGGCGCCGAACCCTGAACCACGGAAGGACACACACATGGGGCGCTACGTCGTCCGACGACTGCTCCAGATGGTGCCGGTCTTCATCGGTACGACCTTCCTGATCTTCGTCATGGTCTACGCACTCGGCGACCCCGTGGCCGCGATGTTCGGCGACAAAACGCCCGACCCGGCCACGGCGGCCCAGATCAGGCACGCGTTGTACCTGGACCACTCGCTTCCCGCGCAGTACGTGCACTACATGAAGCAGATCTTCACCGGGAACTTCGGTACCGCCGCGACCGGCCAGCCGGTCACCCAGCTGATGGGTACCGCCTTCCCGGTGACCCTCCGGCTCACCCTCGTGGCGTTCGCGATCGAGGCCGTGGTCGGTATCGGCCTGGGCCTGCTCGCGGGCATGCGCCGGGGCCGCTTCGCCGACAACGGCGTGCTGGTCTTCACGCTGCTCGTGGTGGCCGTGCCGACCTTCGTCACCGGCTACCTGCTCCAGTACTTCCTGGGCGTGAAGTGGCACGTGGCGAACCCGGCGGTGGCCGAGGGCGCGCCCATCGGCGACCTGATCCTCCCCGGCCTGGTGCTGGCCGCGGTGTCGCTCGCGTACGTCGCGCGCCTGACCCGCACCTCGGTCGCGGAGAACGCCCGCGCGGACTACGTCCGCACGGCCGTCGCCAAGGGCCTGCCGCGGCGCCGCGTCGTCACCGTGCACCTGCTGCGCAACTCGCTGATCCCCGTGGTGACGTTCCTCGGCACCGACATCGGCGGCCTGATGGCCGGCGCCGTCGTGACCGAGCGCATCTTCAACGTGCACGGCGTCGGCTACCAGCTCTACCAGGGCATCCTGCGCGAGAACCCGCCGACCGTGGTCGGCTTCGTCACCATCCTGGTGATCATCTTCCTCGCCGCCAACCTGCTCGTCGACCTGCTCTACGCGGTCCTGGACCCGAGGATTCGGTATGCCTGACACGACCGACACCGCGGCCGCCGTGGCCACCCCCGCCGTCCCGCTCGCCGCGGCCGCCACCGGCGGCCCGGCCGGCCCGGAGCAGGAGAAGGCGCGCAGTCTGTGGAGCGACGCGTGGGAGGACCTGCGCCGCAAGCCGATGTTCTGGATATCCGGGCTGCTGATCCTCTTCCTGATCGTCATCTCGCTGTGGCCCGGCCTGATCGCCAGCGGCAACCCGCTCGCCTGCGACCTGGCCAAGTCCCAGAACGGCCCCACCGCGGGCCACCCCTTCGGGTTCGACACGCAGGGCTGCGACGTCTACACCCGCACCGTGTACGGCGCCCGCGCCTCGGTGTCGGTGGGCATCTTCTCCACCCTCGGGGTGGCGGTGCTCGGTTCGGTGCTGGGCGGCCTCGCCGGGTTCTTCGGCGGCTGGTGGGACGCGATCCTCTCCCGGATCAGCGACATCTTCTTCGGCATCCCGATCCTGCTCGGCGGCGTCGTCTTCCTGTCCGTGGTCAAGGGCGGCACCGTCACCACGGTCACCCTGTTCATGGTGCTGCTGGGCTGGCCGCAGATCGCGCGTATCGCCCGCGGCGCGGTGATCACCGCCAAGCAGCAGGACTACGTGCAGGCGGCCCGCGCGCTGGGCGCCGGCAACACCCGGATGCTGCTGCGGCACATCGCGCCCAACGCGCTCGCGCCGATCATCGTCGTCGCGACGATCGCGCTGGGCACCTACATCTCCCTTGAGGCGACGCTGTCGTTCCTCGGCGTCGGCCTCAAGCCGCCGGCCGTGTCCTGGGGTATCGACATCTCCCAGGCGTCGGACCAGATCCGCAACGCCCCGCACATGCTGCTGTGGCCGGCCGGCGCGCTCAGCATCACGGTGCTGGCGTTCATCATGCTCGGCGACGCGGTCCGCGACGCCCTCGACCCCAAGCTGCGCTAGGAGGGCGTACGTTGACAGCCATCGACGAGAGGGCGGGCGCTACGCCCGCCAAGACCACCGGGCCGCTGCTGGACGTCCGCGACCTGCACGTGGAGTTCCACACCCGGGACGGCGTCGCGCACGCCGTCAACGGTGTGAACTACTCGGTGAACGCGGGCGAGACGCTGGCGGTGCTCGGTGAGTCCGGCTCCGGCAAGTCCGTCACCGCGCAGGCCGTCATGGGCATCCTCGACATGCCGCCCGGCCGCATCCCGCAGGGCGAGATCCTCTTCCAGGGCCAGGACCTGCTGAAGATGTCCGCCGAGGCGCGCCGCAAGATCCGCGGCCGGAAGATCGGCATGATCTTCCAGGACGCGCTGTCCTCCCTCAACCCGGTGCTGAGCGTGGGCTACCAGCTCGGCGAGATGTTCCGGGTGCACCAGGGGATGTCGCGCAAGGACGCCAAGGCCAAGGCGATCGAGCTGATGGACCGGGTGCGCATCCCGGCCGCCAAGCAGCGGGTCGGCGACTACCCGCACCAGTTCTCCGGCGGTATGCGCCAGCGCATCATGATCGCGATGGCCATCGCCCTGGAGCCCGACCTGGTGATCGCCGACGAGCCCACCACCGCCCTGGACGTCACCGTCCAGGCCCAGGTGATGGACCTGCTCGCGGAGCTCCAGCGCGAGTCCAACATGGGCCTGATCCTGATCACCCACGACCTCGGCGTGGTCGCCGACGTCGCGGACAAGATCGCCGTGATGTACGCGGGGCGGATCGTCGAGCACGCGCCGGTCCACGAGATCTACCGCACCCCGGCCCACCCCTACACCCAGGGCCTGCTGCGCTCGATCCCGCGGGTGGACCAGAAGGGCCAGGAGCTCTACGCCATCCAGGGCCTGCCGCCCAACCTGACCCGCATCCCGTCCGGCTGCGCCTTCAACCCGCGCTGCCCGATGGCCCAGGACGTGTGCCGCACCGACGTGCCGACGCTGCACGCCGTCGGCGCCGGGCGCGGGAGCGCCTGCCACTTCTGGAAGGAGACCCTCGGTGGCTGAGATCCGGACTCCGAACGAGACCCCCGCGCAGACCTCGCAGGACCGGGGCGAACCGATCCTGCGGGTGCGCAACCTGGTCAAGCACTTCCCGCTCACCCGGGGCATCATCGTCCAGAAGCAGGTCGGCGCCGTGAAGGCCGTCGACGGCGTCTCCTTCGACCTGTACGCGGGGGAGACGCTGGGCATCGTCGGCGAGTCGGGCTGCGGCAAGTCGACCGTGGCCAAGCTGCTGATGAACCTGGAGCGGGCCACCTCCGGCGAGGTGTTCTACAAGGGCGAGGACATCACCAAGCTGTCGGGGCGTGCCCTGAAGGCGGTGCGCCGCAACATCCAGATGGTCTTCCAGGACCCGTACACCTCGCTCAACCCCCGGATGACGGTCGGCGACATCATCGGCGAGCCCTTCGACATCCACCCCGAGGTGGCGCCCAAGGGCGACCGCCGCCAGCGGGTGCGCGAGCTGCTCGACGTGGTCGGCCTCAACCCCGAGTACATCAACCGCTACCCGCACCAGTTCTCCGGCGGCCAGCGCCAGCGCATCGGCATCGCCCGCGGCCTCGCGCTCAACCCGGAGATCATCATCTGCGACGAGCCGGTCTCCGCGCTCGACGTCTCGGTGCAGGCGCAGGTCGTCAACCTGATGGCGAAGCTCCAGGACGAGTTCGGCCTCTCCTACGTCTTCATCGCGCACGACCTGTCGATCGTCCGGCACATCTCCGACCGGGTCGGCGTGATGTACCTGGGCCGGATCGCGGAGATCGGCACCGACTCCGAGATCTACGAGCACCCCACCCACCCGTACACCCAGGCCCTGCTGTCGGCCGTGCCGGTGCCGGACCCCGAGGCGCGCGAGCGCCGCGGGGAGGCGGCGGCCGAGGCCGCCCGCGAGGAGGGCGCGCCCACCCACGGCGGCCGCATCATCCTCACCGGCGACGTGCCCTCCCCGGCCAACCCGCCGTCCGGCTGCCGGTTCCGCACCCGCTGCTGGAAGGCGCAGGACCGGTGCGCGCAGGAGAGCCCGCTGCTGGCGGTGCCCGAGGTGTTCCAGGGCACCGGCACCCCGGCCGAGCACCTCTCGGCCTGCCACTTCGCCGAGGAGCGGGACGTCGTGGGCGCCGCCGACGCCGCCTGACCCGCCGCCCGCCCAGCGCAGCGCCCCGTTCCGCCACCCGGCGGGCGGGGCGCTGCGCCGTGTCCGGGCACCCCGGCCGCGCCGCGCGGCTCAGGGGCCGCCGCTTTCGCACACCCCTGCTTCGCGCACACCTGCTTCGTACGCCTCTTCGACGCCGAGCCGGTCGGCCGCCGCCGTCCGGGTGAACCCCGGGTCGGGCGCCTCCCGGACGCCGCCACTTTCTTCCCGCGACACGGGGCCGAAGAGGTGCAGTGGTGCCCGACTTGCGATGTCATGGGTAGTCACGTCCCATTTGTGACCCCATGAGGAGGCGTTCGATGCGCGGAGCCACGCGCGTGAGGTGTGCTGTCGGCGTGCTGGCCGTCGCGCTGGCCGCCACCGCCTGCGGCGGCGGAAGCAGCGGTGGCGGTGGCGGCAGCGGCGACGGCGTCGTCCGTGCTTCCTGGGGTGACCCGCAGAACCCGTTGGAGCCCGCCGACACCAACGAGGTGCAGGGCGGCAAGGTGCTCGACATGATCTTCCGCGGCCTGAAGATCTACAACCCGAAGACCGCCGCGGCCGAGAACGAGATCGCCCAGTCGATCACCAGCAGCGACAGCCAGAACTTCGACATCAAGCTCAAGCCGGGCTGGAAGTTCAGCAACGGCGAGGCGGTCACCTCCGACTCGTTCATCAACGCCTGGAACTACGGCGCCGATCTGCGGAACGCCCAGCTCAACGCCTTCTTCTTCGCGCAGATCGACGGCTACTCCAAGGTCCACCCGGACGCCTCCGGGGCCAAGGCCACCGCGACCAAGCTCTCCGGTCTGACGAAGGTCTCCGACACCGAGTTCAAGGTGAAGCTCAACCAGAAGTTCTCGCTGTGGCCCGACACCCTCGGCTACGCGGCCTTCTACCCGCTGCCGCAGGCGTTCTTCAGCAACCACGCCGCCTGGCTGTCCAAGCCGATCGGCAACGGCCCGTACGAGATCTCCTCGTACACCAAGGGCAGCGGCATGTCGCTGCGCAAGTGGGACGCCTACCCGGGCAGCGACCCCGCCGCCAACAGCGGCGTCGACCTGCGGGTCTACACCGACAACAACACCGCCTACACCGACCTCCAGGCCGGCAACATCGACGTCGTCGACGACATCCCGGCCAACCAGCTCAAGAACGTCAAGGCGGACCTCGGCAGCCGTTACATCAACGAGCCGGCCGGCCTCAACCAGACCCTCACCTTCCCGCTGTACGCCAGCAACTGGTCCTCGGCGAAGTCGGCGCTGGTCCGGCAGGGCCTGTCGATGGCGATCAACCGCCCGCAGATCACGAAGGCGATCTTCCAGGACACCCGCACCCCGGCCACCGACTGGACCTCGCCGGTGCTCGGCGACGCCGGCGGCTACAAGGCGGGGCTGTGCGGCCAGGAGTGCGAGTACAACCCGACCAAGGCCAAGCAGCTGATCCAGCAGGGCGGCGGCCTGCCCAGCGGCGGGATCACCATCGGCTACAACGCCGACACCGGCTCCCACAAGGAGTGGGTGGACGCCGTCTGCAACAGCATCAACAACGTGCTGGGCGACAACCACGCCTGCGTGGGGGCGCCCACCGGCACCTTCGCCGACTTCCGGAACAAGATCACCAACAAGCAGGTGACCATGCCGTTCCGGTCCGGCTGGCAGATGGACTACCCGCTGATCCAGGACTTCCTCCAGCCGCTGTTCTACACCGACGCCTCGTCGAACGACTCGCACTACAACAACCCGCAGTTCGACAAGCTGGTCGACCAGGCCAACGCCGAGACCGACAGCGGCAAGGCCATCGGGCTCTTCCAGGACGCGGAGAGGCTCCTGGTCAAGGACATGCCCGCGATCCCGCTCTGGTACCAGAACGGCAACGCCGGCTACTCCACCAACGTCTCGAACGTCATCCTCAACCCCTTCAGCGTCCCGGTCTACAACGAGATCAAGGTCAAGTGAGACCAGCGGAGGCCGCACCGGGCTCCCCGGTGCGGCTTCCGCCCGCTCCCGGTGCAGGAGGTCCCCATGGGACGCTATGTGATCAGGCGGCTGCTCCAGATGATCCCGGTGTTCATCGGCAGCACGTTCCTGATCTTCTTCATGGTCTACGCGCTCGGCGACCCGGTCGCCGCGCTCTTCGGCGAGCGCGCCCCGGACCCGGCGACCGCCCAGCAGATCCGCCACGACCTGTATCTGGACCACTCGTTGGGCGCCCAGTACCTGCACTACATGAAGAACATCTTCGTCGGCGACTTCGGCACCGCCTTCAACGGACAGTCCGTCACCGCCCTGATGGGCAGCGCCTTCCCGGTCACCATCCGGCTGACGATCGTGGCGATCATCTTCGAGATCATCATCGGCATCCTGCTCGGCGTCATCACCGGCATGCGCCGCGGCAAGCCCGTCGACACCGGCGTGCTGCTGCTGACCCTGGTGGTCATCTCGGTGCCCACCTTCGTCACCGGCTACGTGCTCCAGTACGTCTTCGGCGTCCGGCTGGGGTGGACCGCGCCCTCGGTGTCGCCCAGCGCCCCCTTCAACGAGCTGATCCTGCCCGGCCTGGTGCTCGCCCTGGTCTCGCTCGCGTACGTCACCCGGCTGACCCGCACCTCGATCGCGGAGAACACCCGGGCCGACTACGTGCGCACCGCCATCGCCAAGGGCCTGCCCCGGCGCCGCGTCATCACCCGGCACCTGCTGCGCAACTCGCTGATCCCGGTGATCACCTTCATCGGCACCGACATCGGCGCCCTCATGGGAGGCGCGATCGTCACCGAGCGGATCTTCAACATCCACGGCGTCGGCTACCAGCTCTACCAGGGCATCCTGCGCAACAACGCGCCCACCGTGGTCGGCTTCGTCACCGTCCTGGTGCTGGTCTTCCTGCTGGCCAACCTGCTCGTCGACCTGCTGTACGCGGTCCTGGACCCGAGGATTCGGTATGCCTGACGGAAAAGACCCGCTGGAACCGGTGGACCCCAACCAGGCCATCGCGCCCGGCGGCGGCTACGGCGGGGGCATGGACCTGGCGGCGGCCGACGCGCAGAGCCTGGAGAAGGAGCCCGGCCACGGGCAGGACGCCGGCGGGCCCACCGGCAAGCCGCGCAGCCTGTGGTCGG
Encoded proteins:
- a CDS encoding peptide ABC transporter substrate-binding protein, coding for MRGATRVRCAVGVLAVALAATACGGGSSGGGGGSGDGVVRASWGDPQNPLEPADTNEVQGGKVLDMIFRGLKIYNPKTAAAENEIAQSITSSDSQNFDIKLKPGWKFSNGEAVTSDSFINAWNYGADLRNAQLNAFFFAQIDGYSKVHPDASGAKATATKLSGLTKVSDTEFKVKLNQKFSLWPDTLGYAAFYPLPQAFFSNHAAWLSKPIGNGPYEISSYTKGSGMSLRKWDAYPGSDPAANSGVDLRVYTDNNTAYTDLQAGNIDVVDDIPANQLKNVKADLGSRYINEPAGLNQTLTFPLYASNWSSAKSALVRQGLSMAINRPQITKAIFQDTRTPATDWTSPVLGDAGGYKAGLCGQECEYNPTKAKQLIQQGGGLPSGGITIGYNADTGSHKEWVDAVCNSINNVLGDNHACVGAPTGTFADFRNKITNKQVTMPFRSGWQMDYPLIQDFLQPLFYTDASSNDSHYNNPQFDKLVDQANAETDSGKAIGLFQDAERLLVKDMPAIPLWYQNGNAGYSTNVSNVILNPFSVPVYNEIKVK
- a CDS encoding ABC transporter permease, with amino-acid sequence MPDTTDTAAAVATPAVPLAAAATGGPAGPEQEKARSLWSDAWEDLRRKPMFWISGLLILFLIVISLWPGLIASGNPLACDLAKSQNGPTAGHPFGFDTQGCDVYTRTVYGARASVSVGIFSTLGVAVLGSVLGGLAGFFGGWWDAILSRISDIFFGIPILLGGVVFLSVVKGGTVTTVTLFMVLLGWPQIARIARGAVITAKQQDYVQAARALGAGNTRMLLRHIAPNALAPIIVVATIALGTYISLEATLSFLGVGLKPPAVSWGIDISQASDQIRNAPHMLLWPAGALSITVLAFIMLGDAVRDALDPKLR
- a CDS encoding ABC transporter ATP-binding protein encodes the protein MTAIDERAGATPAKTTGPLLDVRDLHVEFHTRDGVAHAVNGVNYSVNAGETLAVLGESGSGKSVTAQAVMGILDMPPGRIPQGEILFQGQDLLKMSAEARRKIRGRKIGMIFQDALSSLNPVLSVGYQLGEMFRVHQGMSRKDAKAKAIELMDRVRIPAAKQRVGDYPHQFSGGMRQRIMIAMAIALEPDLVIADEPTTALDVTVQAQVMDLLAELQRESNMGLILITHDLGVVADVADKIAVMYAGRIVEHAPVHEIYRTPAHPYTQGLLRSIPRVDQKGQELYAIQGLPPNLTRIPSGCAFNPRCPMAQDVCRTDVPTLHAVGAGRGSACHFWKETLGG
- a CDS encoding ABC transporter permease; its protein translation is MGRYVVRRLLQMVPVFIGTTFLIFVMVYALGDPVAAMFGDKTPDPATAAQIRHALYLDHSLPAQYVHYMKQIFTGNFGTAATGQPVTQLMGTAFPVTLRLTLVAFAIEAVVGIGLGLLAGMRRGRFADNGVLVFTLLVVAVPTFVTGYLLQYFLGVKWHVANPAVAEGAPIGDLILPGLVLAAVSLAYVARLTRTSVAENARADYVRTAVAKGLPRRRVVTVHLLRNSLIPVVTFLGTDIGGLMAGAVVTERIFNVHGVGYQLYQGILRENPPTVVGFVTILVIIFLAANLLVDLLYAVLDPRIRYA
- a CDS encoding peptide ABC transporter substrate-binding protein; protein product: MRGAKSAKWVVGAAVIGLAATACGSGGTSSAGGSNDGIVRAWWGDPQNPLEPANTTEVQGGKVLDMIFMDLKEYDSTTGAAKLEAAQSITTNDQQNFTIKLKPNLKFSDGTAVTAHSFVDAWNYGALLTNKQLNAYFFEDIEGYDKVHPDSGQPTAKTMSGLKVVDNDTFTVKLNQKFSTWPDRLGYKAFAPLPKEFFTDHAAYLNKPVGDGPYKIVSYTKGSSMKLVPNPYYTGPSKPKNKGVLLKVYTSSETAYADLQAGNLDVLDDVPAEDLSHVKSDLDGRYLNQPAGINQTISFPLNQKAWNAPGMDKVRVGLSMAIDRKTITQKIFQGTRTPATDFTSPVLGAAGGFSSDLAGDSLTYNPAKARELIKEGGGIPGGHMTIGYNADSGSHKEWVDAVCNSINNVLGDNKACVGAPTGTFADFRNQITNGEMTNPFRAGWQMDYPLIDDFLTPQYATGGSSNDAHYSNPKFDALIKQADAAPDAAKATALYQQAEKLLFTDMPAIPLWYQDGQAGWSSRVSNVTENSFSFPVYTDITVNNS
- a CDS encoding ABC transporter permease, encoding MGRYVIRRLLQMIPVFIGSTFLIFFMVYALGDPVAALFGERAPDPATAQQIRHDLYLDHSLGAQYLHYMKNIFVGDFGTAFNGQSVTALMGSAFPVTIRLTIVAIIFEIIIGILLGVITGMRRGKPVDTGVLLLTLVVISVPTFVTGYVLQYVFGVRLGWTAPSVSPSAPFNELILPGLVLALVSLAYVTRLTRTSIAENTRADYVRTAIAKGLPRRRVITRHLLRNSLIPVITFIGTDIGALMGGAIVTERIFNIHGVGYQLYQGILRNNAPTVVGFVTVLVLVFLLANLLVDLLYAVLDPRIRYA
- a CDS encoding ABC transporter ATP-binding protein; this encodes MAEIRTPNETPAQTSQDRGEPILRVRNLVKHFPLTRGIIVQKQVGAVKAVDGVSFDLYAGETLGIVGESGCGKSTVAKLLMNLERATSGEVFYKGEDITKLSGRALKAVRRNIQMVFQDPYTSLNPRMTVGDIIGEPFDIHPEVAPKGDRRQRVRELLDVVGLNPEYINRYPHQFSGGQRQRIGIARGLALNPEIIICDEPVSALDVSVQAQVVNLMAKLQDEFGLSYVFIAHDLSIVRHISDRVGVMYLGRIAEIGTDSEIYEHPTHPYTQALLSAVPVPDPEARERRGEAAAEAAREEGAPTHGGRIILTGDVPSPANPPSGCRFRTRCWKAQDRCAQESPLLAVPEVFQGTGTPAEHLSACHFAEERDVVGAADAA